The Rissa tridactyla isolate bRisTri1 chromosome 6, bRisTri1.patW.cur.20221130, whole genome shotgun sequence DNA segment TACTTCATTATGCGTTAAGCACAAGAAAAAGAACGTTTTGTAATTACTAAAATTTGGTATCAAGTAAACAGTCATGAAAACTGCTGGCTTACAGGATCAAAGCTCACAGGAAAGACTTTTACCTTTCATAAATTCATTTTGAAGTTCAGGAACCTTAGATCTAATGTGTTTCAAGATAAAGCTAAGAGAACACTCTTGGGGAAAAAGTCCCGCTCCTCTAGCCTGTTTGTACACTTGTATTATACTCTGAAACAGCTCAGAGAAAGGTCAAAATTGATGAGAAACATGCAAAATTTAACAAATGCACCATGTATAATTATGACTTGCAGAAtctatgtttttctttaaagtactCCCTTGTTCCATAAACAAGATTCCTCACAATCATCTTTAAGTAGGTTGCACACATTATGACATCTCTATTTTACTTGAACCCCTGTTTATTTTAGTCTGTCCCAGGTGAACTTTAAACATTCGTTAAACATCTATAAAATTTATAGACCTGAGTGTCCAGTGTCTTTTCAAAAGACACTCAGCATTTCTGACAAGTTTGGCAAGTCTGAAAGTAAACAAAGGAGCCTAACATCTCAAATACCTGCAAGTAGCCATTCTGCTTCCCACGTTTGGAACTTACCTCCCCTAATTCCCACACACTCGCTGTCCTATTTTCTTATTTGGCCACTAATAAGAAAGACGCTGCTTAGGCAGACTAAACTTCAAATTATATCAAAGTATATTTTCAATATTGGTCTCCTGCCCTTTTTTTACCCGATCCTTACATAAACGGCCTCAGACTCGCACAAGCAGCTCTGCCCCGAATACTGTAATTCTGCTTAACTGGGCATGGTGGGTGCAGACAGCCATCATCTCCTGCGCTAGAAAAGTCTGAAAGGGTTACTAAGTAAACTACAGCATTCCCCTAAAAATGCATAAACATGTTAGAGGAACAATGCAATAATAATTATTTACATACTACTACTGCTAATAGTATTCATAACAGTACCAGTAAACTAGTATACTCTGctaaaaaagttacaaaaactGATCTAATCAgacaaaaatcagtttcttttcaGATATAGTATGCCTAATCCCATCTCCCACTCACCCTTTAAGAATTAAAACATGCAACTTAAGTGTAAGTTTAGGAAGGTAAAGTATGAAAGTTATATTTAAACAACTAAGCAGGGAAAATTTGAGAAGTAGTCAGATTTTTGAACTTAATCTTTTTTAGCAAAGTATTACCACAAACAGTGGTAAattcctctccaggctcctgactTAATCTTCTCTGGATTGCAATATATAAGCCTTCCTTTGTTGGCTGCACTATTTCAACCCCTGCTGATGTGTCAAAAACTGTGAACGTTAGGCAAAATACAAATATGCTGCACTGtatcacattttttccttttttctctttctagaagATAAGAACAGACATGATAGAGAGCAATAACACCAAGTCCAGCGCTCCCCTCCTGACCCAAAGATACCTGAGGATGGTGACCAAGGATGGACACAGCACATTCCAGATGGATGGTGCCCAAGGAAAAGGTCTGGCATACCTCCGAGATGCATGGGGAATACTGATGGACATGCGCTGGAGATGGATGATGcttgtcttttctgcttcttttgtcaTTCACTGGCTAGTCTTTGCAGTGCTTTGGTATTTGCTGGCTGAGATGAACGGCGACCTGGAGCTGGACCACGATGCTCCACCTGACAACCACACTATATGTGTCAAGTATATCACCAGCTTTACAGCTGCTTTCTCCTTCTCACTGGAGACGCAACTCACAATTGGTTATGGCACTATGTTCCCAAGCGGGGACTGTCCCAGTGCTATTGCACTGCTGGCAATACAGATGGTCCTGGGGCTCATGCTGGAAGCCTTCATCACAGGTAATCCTTCATATTTAATCATTAGATAAAATAGGGgtaacaggttttaaaaaaatggagcTAGAAACAAATAGTGATCAGACTGGTATCTGAAAGAACAATTAAGCCAGTCACTACAAGGATGATGAGATTTCAGCTATGCAGTAGTAAAAGTTAGACATCTTTCATTAACAACAGACAAAAATTAGGTGATACCAAGATTTGGATTTGAGAGTTCCACTATTCATTGGACAGTACTTGTGGCAGCTCCCCACTTACCACTCGCAATCACTAATTTCTTATACCATTATCTCTCCAAGTTTTTTCCATGGAATTACATTATTTAAAGTCAATTTGTTTTGACTAATAGCTTTAAGATTTACTTTTGTCTAGTCTAGCTGAAGTACTTCTGTTGCTAAGTGTTTAAGTGTTCCTCAGTATCTGATATAATGAAAATTTCTACTCTGTCACAGCTATTTTGAGatattttaagttatttaaaataatattcaggTTTAAAGTATTTCAACagactttaaaaatacacaggttAGTTTACTGCGTATTAAAAGTGAGCTCCTCCAGGGGTAGCACACCAAGATCCGGTACTATTACCAACTACAGTGCATCGGAGCAAGCTAACAGCTCTCCTTCCTACATCTACAGTTCACTCACCAAAGACTAGTAAGTGAACATAGCGtagaaaaggaagcattttaGGAAAGCcatactttttaaacaaaaaaatgggTTAGCGTGATGCCAGCCTAGCAGTTTTCAAGCATGCAGGCTGAGGCTAGAAAGACCACGTCCCACCCCAGCCTGCTTCTGTTGCTTTGAACCATTTCACAGAGCTCCAGGCTGCAGGGCACCCAGGCACAGGGCTCCAACTCAGTTTGTTCTTTTCCATGATGCAGGTGCTTTTGTGGCAAAGATCGCCCGGCCAAAGAATCGGGCATTCTCCATCCGCTTCACTCGCTCTGCTGTAGTGACACACACCGAGGGGAAGCCATACCTTATGTTCCAGGTGGCCAACACGCGCTCCAGCCCACTGACCAGCGTCCGGATTTCTGCTATACTTTACCAAGAACAAGAGAATGGGCAGCTGCACCAAACTAGCATTGACTTCCACCTAGACAGCCTTACTTCAGATGAGTgtccttttttcatctttccgCTGACCTACTACCACTCAATCACTCCATCCAGCCCCCTGGCTGCTCTCCTCCAAAGAGAAGCTGCTCACCATTTTGAGCTGGTCATCTTTCTGTCAGCTGTGCAGGAGGGCACAGGAGAAATGTGTCAAAGGAGAACATCCTACCTGCCCTCAGAGATCATGCTGTACCATCGCTTCGCCTCCATGCTAGCCCGCAATGCCAAGGGTGAATATCAGATCAAGATGGAGAACTTTGACAAGACTATCCCTGAGCTCCCAGTTGCGGCTGACTCAAAGAGTCCAAAAAGGACTGCCAAGGAGATCCGCATCAATGGACAGCATGCCGACAGCTTCCAGCTCTCCGAGACTGGCCTCACAGAATAGAGAGAACAGACTTTGAACTTTGTgcttttataattattattacatTAAACTTTCAGGTTCCACTTACaaccttccttcctgcctgccctgccatcTTCAAGTGATATTTCTCGTGTACCCCCATCCTTTTGATTACAACGTGAAACACAGAGTAAAGAGAACTGGTGCGCCTGTGGAAGCTGAGGAGAGGCTGCATTAACCACTCAGAACAAAGCCAGGTACAAGAATCACAGTACTAATTCTTGGAAATTAAAAGAGCTGCCTGCTGAATTCACCAGACTATGATTAAAGCCGCACTGACCCTGAAAGGAGAGACCTTCAAAACTCCTAAAGCTGACCAAAATCATAATCATAATTAACCAGCTTGTGACAAAACAgtcaatacaaaagaaaaatctcagtcaaAACCAATATGGGGGTCGTTCAGTAAATATAGTAGTTCTGGGATAAGCAACTCTGTTCATCCAAGATCCTCATTTTTCCGTTCTCTTAACTCTTTGGGAATACAGAGTTCTATCAGTTTTCAGATGGCTGAATTCCCTCTTAGAAAGTACTGCCAACCTCTCATGGCAGTGAAAAGCACTCCTGCTGTGCTTATTAATCAAAATTGTAAATACTAACTGTAGTTCTTCACTCTGCCAAACAAGAGAACATCTCATTTCAAGACACTATCAAAAAAATCTTGATGTATGTGACAAATGCTGCAGTGGAAATTTTTTCATATTTGGAAacactgaataaattatttagcAGGGGAAAACAGACTATTCTAAATGAATTAATGTACATACATTCCACATGTTCTCACCTTTGCGCTGTTTATCTCAAGTAGATCCGACCCAGAAGTATGCACTGTGTACACAAGTAGAACTGCATCCatttatattttatgctttttaacaTCAATATTTGCCTGTACACACAGCACGAAAATATTTAGAGACatttgaaacaattttaaaataaaaaaattacaacaaactATACACGAGACTTTTGTATTTGAGTGCCTCACAAACCTATTGCGATTAAGATACTGTTCGGAAGCTCCTAAATAATTTAAGAAGCTAAAGGATGAACAGAATGATGGATAATTATTTCCAAGCTCTCAACAAAAGCAGAGCCTATTATGCGCTCATACTTGAACAGTCCAGTTTCAAAATAAAGGTATCTTCCAAAGGTAAAAGACTTTTCCCAGAAACAAAGATGGTATAAACGGCAACTTTCATTGACAACAGCATAATACACTACCAAACATGCTTCCTTTTAACTTCACCCAAGTggtcagcagcaggaaaaatgcTCTCAAGCGATCTGATGAGATACTGTTTAACTGAATTCTCCTCAAGCCCCAAAACTCCGCTAGCTGAAGTACGCTGACAAGCCAAAAGAGGTTAGAAAAAAGCTCCTTTGGTTTAggtgctggggaaaggggaagcAGCCCCATGGGAGCACTTCacacagggagggggaaggaggcagaaggCCCACGTTCTCATCGCCATTCAGCTCTCATTCCAAAACTGTTCAAGTATTGCTTCCCCACATTCCAGACCTCAGACAGATTTGGTTTTATTACAGATACTCTCagaatcttttttaaaatttaattttatgaaaatgcATTCATAAATATTGTGGAGCTTGGAGAGCAACACACTATCAAGGTACTTTGCCTTCATCCCTACTTTTCTCAGCTGTTGACCCATATGCAGTCTAAAGATCCCTTCTCCACCCTGATATCAGCGTCCAACCATTATTTCTTGCAAGCGTTATTCCCACTTGCTTTACCCATATAAGACATTGAGAAGAGGCCTTCAAATTAAGAACCAGTGCAAGAGCAGTAGAGCAGATTCCAGTGCCAAGTCTGAAATAACCATTTAGGAAGAGAGCAGCATTCTGTGTGAGATATTGGTTTTCCCATATATCACACACTCCAGTCTCAGACAAACCAATTGTTCTAAAATTCAGATGCACGGTCCCAACAGGACGGTAATATAATCTCACCATTTAGAGCCAAAGCCATAAAAGGCCATTTCTAATTTCAATTAACGTCTAATCAAAGTGCAGACTGCTTTGTTTGGTTTCTAAATGACTTGATACTTTAAAGTtgtcctgttttttaaaatcattttctattTATAGATTTTGTTTAAAAGGGCATACAACAGCaagtataaagaaaaaatatggtcAGTATACACTAAATGCAATCTTCAAATACTACATTTTGGGATGTAAGGCTGAAGAATACTGCAGAAGCAAAtcagacagacaaacacaactgTGCAGTTAATTCAGAACAGCTGCAGAACAAGGGGTAGACAAGACACTCCTCTTGCTTTTACAGTTCCAGAGAACTGGTGAATCACAGAGGTCTGAAAGTATGGAAATATGCCATGTCCCAGACTAGAATACAAGCCTAGAAAAATTGCTGATGGGCTCTGCTCTACACTTTGACTAACACTTCAAGAGCAACCTAGTGATGAACTTTCTTCAGATGCACTTCCTGCTAGtgagatgggaaagaaaaacaagccaggCAGAGTAAGGGAAAGTACAACTCAAAAAAAATTCAACATCCTTTTTATAGTCACTTGAACACCCTTTTTATACTCAAGTTTTCCTAATCTAAccaaaaaatacacattaaacaGCACTCAATCAGGTTCCACAACTGACTTTCTAAATGTCTTGTTCAATCTACATGACAATTATTTACTACCTGTGTGTAATTGCTGGTAACTAATCAAATCCCCTCAGCTACTAAGCTGGTATTAGTCAAGGGGCTGCACAGAAAATTAAGCAGCTTTTGCGCAGTTCTAAAAGACAGCCACGATCAAGAAAACAACttgctcattttctttgctaATGGCCTCAGCCTTCCAGAAGCAATTTGTGTTCTCAGTGAAGTCTGTCACAACTGTGACAGTCTGCAAGGGAAACTCGCAAATGCTTTGTGCATCTTCAGTTTGCATACTGGAACTAGGAAAAGATACTGTTTATGTTGAGCATCAGTCAAATGACACCTTGCAAACTGCTGTGAGCACTGAAAAAGCAATCGTTAATTTTTTAAGAACCTCAAATATGATCAATATGCTAAGTAATTCTTTGTTGAAGGTCTATTACCTTTTTCATATCATGATTTTTAACAGAAGGGTTTTTGCCTTGTCATCCATTACGAATGCCTGGAAGAGTTTAATATTTGATCTCTTATTAATTCTGTAATGTGATCACTTATAACAAGGAATATGAAAGAACTGGCAACTTGGTAAATTATGTAATTTGAGGCTAATCCAATGCCCTacaaaagaacaatgaaaaactGAAGCACAATGAAGCTGGAGAATGAAAACCTAAATTAAGGAGTTTAACCAGGGTAACAGAAACCAATATACACGTCTGCTAAAGAGTGTTGGCCTGAACAATAAACTGCATGTCAATTCACTCCTTGAACTCTCTGCTTTCACTGCTTTCTGTGGGATGCATTAGTGCTTGGTATTAACACAGAGCTGCTTTTGGCACACCTCTATCCCTATCTCATTCTCTAAATATTTTGTCACTGGAAAGCCTTTACATAACAGTAACTATTTGTTTATTAATCAAGGCTCCAGTCAAAACAGACCAACACcttctgttaatatttttgtGCTCTCcactttatttctctttgaagGCAAAGAGGAGACAAACAGTCCTCCCACTTATTGCAACATTAATCTCTAACACAGCAATATGCAAACAAATTACTatgtttaaacaattttttttattaaaacttcaGAAAGATTGCACATCTCTTGCCTCAATCATACTGTGCTACAGAGCTTTTAGCCAAATTAGATCAAACTAGAAGAGAAATAGAACAAGAGACGCAATCAGGTAGTACAGAAAGATTCACGATGATGATGATTTGAGAATAAGCAGGCTATCCCTCACAATGAGCCAGGGCTTCCAACGAACCGCATGGGCACACCGACTGCTCTAGAAAATGGCTCAGAGAAGATGCAACTCCAGAGTCCCAATGACTAGAAGTTGCGAGAAACAAGCTATGCCCGATACCAGCTGATGTGTTAACCTCTGCATTTGGGCAGAAGTCAGTTTCAGCAAGGACATCTTGCATCTCTCACCCTGAACTGGCATGCTATGTTTTTATCAGTCTTAATCAGAAATGTGGTACATTCTATAGTCTGGATCTGGAAGTGTTGTAATTGTATCACAAAACCAGGAAGgggctaaataaataaaattgaatcaGCTGTGGTAGATAATTACTTTTACATCcatctgtcttttttaaaaaaatgcagtcctGAAatttccctccccgccccccccccccctttcattttttctctaAAAGATCTCTGAATATAAAGACACACTGGAAGTCCAAAGTTTCACTACTGGCATTTAAAATGGACAACCAATCTCAAGTTATTTTTAGAATCAACctctttttaaggaaagcaatGAGAAAACCAAGCACCATCTTAGGTTTGTGTTGTCTTTcaacttaaaaagcagaaaaataaaagcacccTAAAATATATGAAAATCAATTCATACATGGAGAGAGGATTGGGAGGGCTCTGAAAGTAAACGTGGTAATTTAAGACTCCCAAGGCATGTGCCACCATGGTAATCTGGAAGATTATTAAGATAGAAATTTAGGCTACTCTCCCTAAAAAAACATTGACAGCTAAGCAGCAGTTGAAATACATTCCTGTCGACTTTTAACTGCAACTGaatctctttggttttgtttgtcttgaaATCCAACCTGCAGTTGTCTTTTCTGACCTGTGCTTTATCAACATGTTAACTACAGAGGATATTCAAAGACCAAAAGATGCTCTGGGTCCTAAAAAGGCAAGACTCATTGTTGGCAAGCTTTTCCAAGTACCACAGCTCTCACTAAGCACAGATGCAGTACACGCATGTGGAAACACGTCACAAAGAGAAAGGTCATACCAGAGAACAAGCAATGCATGATCCCAGGAAGCAGAAATCATTGCACTTGCAGTGTGAGTTTATAGAGGAGAGCTTGAATGTTCTTACGCCTCAGAATACAGAGTGGATACGTTCCAGCTCCAAGAGGACAACCCACTCCAAGTTCTGCTTGTCAAACACACATACTGGGTCAAAATAAAGGATCCAGTATTCTACCTGAACATGGCCAGCGTCAAACATTTAAGAAACAGAATGACCCAATAACCTGAACAAACAGAAGATTTGTATGATGACTTAAAATAACTTGACAGACAGTAAATCCATCAGCATAGGAACCTCAAAATATTGCT contains these protein-coding regions:
- the KCNJ13 gene encoding inward rectifier potassium channel 13 yields the protein MRHTNPFLKKKKKKKKRLLPTTCGKFLASAGTNTQDQPRPSPGAQVFFSCTQTLQKPKIRTDMIESNNTKSSAPLLTQRYLRMVTKDGHSTFQMDGAQGKGLAYLRDAWGILMDMRWRWMMLVFSASFVIHWLVFAVLWYLLAEMNGDLELDHDAPPDNHTICVKYITSFTAAFSFSLETQLTIGYGTMFPSGDCPSAIALLAIQMVLGLMLEAFITGAFVAKIARPKNRAFSIRFTRSAVVTHTEGKPYLMFQVANTRSSPLTSVRISAILYQEQENGQLHQTSIDFHLDSLTSDECPFFIFPLTYYHSITPSSPLAALLQREAAHHFELVIFLSAVQEGTGEMCQRRTSYLPSEIMLYHRFASMLARNAKGEYQIKMENFDKTIPELPVAADSKSPKRTAKEIRINGQHADSFQLSETGLTE